Genomic window (Trueperaceae bacterium):
GCACGGCGCGCTCCAGCGACCTCCGGAACTCCTACTCGACACGTGAGGGAGCCGGCCGCCGGCCCCCCTCGCTGCCCAGTCGCCCGGAGGGGAAGATGACGGTCCACAGGAACTACGTCGCAGGCGAGTGGCGTGACGGCGCCACCGCCCGCGTGAACGACGACCCGTCGGACCTCGACGCGCCCGTCGGCGTCTTCGCCGAGGGCACGGCCGACGACGTCCGCGACGCGGCGGCGGCGGCCAGAGAGGCGGCGCCTGCCTGGGCGGCGGTGCCCGCCGGCGAGCGCGCCGACCTGCTCCACGCCGTGGCGCTGGAGCTCGCAGCCCGCCGCGAGGAGCTCGGCGAGCTCCTCTCCCGGGAGGAAGGCAAGACCCGCGCCGAGGGGGTCGCGGAGGTCGGACGCGCCGCCGACCTCTTCCGCTTCTACGCCGCCGAGGCCTTCCGGGTGGGAGGCGAGCTCCTGCCGAGCGCCCGCCGGGGAGTGGCGATCGAGGTGCACCGTCGCCCCGTGGGCGTGGTGGGAGTGATCACGCCGTGGAACTTCCCCATCGCCATCCCCGCCTGGAAGATCGCCCCGGCGCTGGCCTACGGCAACTGCGTGGTCTTCAAGCCGGCGGAACTCACGCCCGCTTGCGCCTGGGAGCTGACCGCCTGCCTCGACCGCGCCGGGTTCCCGCCCGGCGTCTTCAACCTCGTGATGGGGCGAGGCGAGGAAGTGGGCGCGGCCATCACGGCGTGCCCGGACGTCGACGCCGTGACGTTCACCGGCTCGACGGAGGTGGGCCGCCGCGTCGCCGCCGCCACCGCGGTCCGGTTCGCCAAGGCGCAGTTGGAGATGGGCGGCAAGAACGCCCTGGTGGTACTGGACGACGCGGACCTGGACCTGGCCGCCGCCCACGCCGCCAGCGGCGCCTTCGCTTCCACCGGCCAACGCTGCACCGCCTCGAGCCGCCTGATCGTCACGGACGCCATACACGACGACTTCGTGGGGCGGCTGGCCGCCCGCACGCGCGCCCTCCGCGTCGGACCGGCCCTCGACCCCGTCACCGACGTCGGCCCGGTGGTGGACGCCGCCCAGCTCGAGCGCGACCTCGCCTACCTACGAATAGGCGTCCAGGAGGGCGCCCGCCACCTGCTCGGCGGCGAGCTCGTGACCAGGGGCACGCGCGGGCACTTCCTCACCCCCGCCCTCTTCGTGGGTTCCACGGCCAGCATGCGCCTCAACCGGGAGGAGGTGTTCGGGCCGGTGGCGGCGGTCATCCGGGTGGCCGACTACGAGGAGGCCCTGGCGGTGACCAACGACAGCGACTACGGTCTGGTGGCGGGCATCATGACCGGCTCTCTCCGCCACGCCGAGCACTTCAAGAGGCACGCGCAGGCTGGCATGACCATGGTCAACCTGCCGACCGCGGGCCAGGAGTACCAGGCGCCCTTCGGCGGGCTGAAGGGCTCGAGCTACGGGCCGCGGGAGCAGGGCGCGCAGGCGCGCGAGTTCTTCACGACCACCACCACGGCGTACGTCAACCACTCCGCCGGCTGACGCCCGCGCCGGCCGACCCCGCCAGGGCGGTTCCCACCGCCTGCGCCGCGGCGAACGCCTCGGCCAGCTCGCGCTCCCCGATCCCCGGGAAGCTGAGGCGCATGGAGGGCAGGTCGAGCGCCCGCGCTAGCACCCCCGCGCTCACGACGGGATCCGTGAGGTAGGCGCCGGCTCCGAGCTCCGCCAACGTCATGGGGCAGCCCAAGCGGGCGAACAGGCGCGCGTGGCGCTCGATCTCGGCGTCGTCACGGCCCTCCAGCGCGAGCTGGACGAGGATGCCGAAGGCGAGGATCTCGCCGTGCAGGGCGCTCCTCGTCCCGGGGACGAGGGTGAGGGCGTTGTGCACGGCGTGGGCCGCCGCCAGCTTGGCGCCCTCGCCCGCCAGGGCGCCGACGAGACCCGGCCACAGCACCGCCGCCTCCGCCACCTCGCGGCGCTTGGCAGTGTCGCGCCCAGCCGCCACGGCGCCGGGGCCGTCGTCGAACACGAGCGTCTCCAGCGCGTCGCAGAGCGCGAGCGCGGCGACCGCGCCGGCTCCGCCCCCTCCCGTCCGGGCGAGGCCGAAGCGGACCTCGACGACCTTAGCCAGGGCGTCGACGAGGCCGGCCGCGAGGTGACGGTCGGGCGCGGCCGCCAGGACGGCGGGGTCGACCAGGGCGTAGGCGGGCGGCCGCGCCGTGAGGCGGCTGCGAACGTACGCGCCCGCGGGGGTGTACTCCACCACGACGGCGGTGGCGGCGGCGCATGTCGCCGGGCTGGTGGGCACGAGCACGCAGGCGAGGCCGGCGGCCTCGGCCGCCGCCTTGGTGACGTCCAGCACGCGGCCTCCTCCCACACCCACCAGCAGGCTCGCGCCGAGCGCCGCCCGCGCCGCCGCCGCGGCGAGCTCCGGGCGGCACGGGCCGTCGACGGCGTAGGCGGCTCGGCGCAGGCCGGCGCGTTCGAGGGCGGCCTCGACGCCGGGCCGCACGAGGTCGAGGCCCACGCCGCCGTGCACGAGCAGGACGCCGGCGCCCGCACGCCCACCGCCAAGCGCGAGCGCCACGCGGCCCACCTCCTCGAGCGCCCCGTCGCCGCTCAGGTAGTGGGTCGGCGCGAGCACGGCCAGGGTCGTCATCCGCCGGCGGGCTGCCGCTCTCCCCCACCGCCCGGCGCGGTCGCCGCGTCGACGGCGGCGTCGGACGCCGAGCCGTTCGCTTCGGCGCGCGCCAGGCGCCGCTCGAACGTCTCGCCCCCTCGCGCCCAGTGCGTCGGGGCGATCTCGTAGATGATGACCTCGGTGCCCTCCGCCTTCGCGCCGTTGGCGACCATGACCTCGGTGATGCCGCGGATGATGGCCTCGCGCACCTCCCGGCTCCGCTCGAAGATCTCCACCCTTACGATGGCCACGCTCAATCCTCTCCGCCGACCGCCGCGCGGCCCGGCCAGACCCGCGCGAACACGCGCAGGAAGTTCCCGCCGGCGATGCCGGCGATGTCGTCCTCCGAGTAGCCACGCTCCCGGAGCAGCCCGTACACGCTCACTATCTCCGGGTACCACGCGAAGCCGTCCACGAACCGCTCCGGGGCCCGCCAGTAGGTGGTCACGTACTTGTTCATCTCCGTCATCACGGTCTTGTAGTGCGGGCCGTGCTTGTCGTGATCGTGGCGCGGGTACGAGCCGAGGCTGAAGTCGGTCCCTATCCCGATGTTCTCGGTGGTGCCGAGCAGGTCGGCCAGGTAATCGATGTGATCGAGGTAGTCGTGCACGGTGGGTCGCGCCGTCATGCCCGCCTTGAAGACGAGCGGCCCCCAGTTGACGGTGCCGATGACCCCGCCTCGCGCCGCCACGGCCCTGATCTGCTCGTCGTCGACGTTGCGCGGGTTGTCCACCAGCCCCTTCGGGTTGGCGTGCGAGAACACGACCGGGTTGACGCTCGCCTCGGCGATCTCGAGGCTCGCGCGGCGCGACACGTGCGACAGGTCGAGCACCACCCCCACCCTGTCGCACTCGGCCACCACGGCGCGGCCCAGCCCCGACAGGCCCGCGTCCGTGTGCTCGAGCACCCCGCCGCATAGGAGGTTGTCGCGGTTGTAGGCGGGGATGAGCATCCGCAGCCCGAGGCGCTGGAACGCCTCCACCCGCTCCGGCGCGGCGCCGATGAACTCGCCGTCCTGCGACGCGAGGAGGAGGCACGCGCGCCCCTCCCGCTTCGCCTCCAGGATGTCGGCCACGTCGAGAGCGATGCGCAGGTTAGGGTGGCGGCGCACCGCCGCGTGCCAGTACATCAGGTCGCTGAGCGCGGTGTCGAGACCGACCTGCGTTCCCAGCGCCGTCACGGCGAAGACGTCGCAGCCCAGGCGGTGCGCGAACGCCAGGTCGGCGTCGGGCCAGATCTGCATGCAGCCGTCGACGAACACGTGCGGCTGCTCCTCGGCGAGGAGCGGGTGGAACCCGCGGTTGGGCCGCTCGTGGAGCGGGTCGTGCGGTAGCGGCGAGGAGGTGAGCGGCGAATCGGTCACGGTTGGGTCCCTTCCGGCCCGGGCTCAGTAACCGAGCTCCGGGTGGCGCATGGTGTTGACCAGCTCCTCGCCGGCCAGGAAGCGCCTCAGGTTGGCGCGGAACTCGGCCACGACGCGCGCGAGGTTGCCTGGCGACCTGTACGAGGTGTGGGGCGTGATCAGCAGGTTGGGCGCCTCCCACAGCGGGTCGGTGGGGGGTAGGGGCTCCACGTCGAAGGCGTCGAGGGCGGCGCCAGCCAGGTGCCCCGACTCCAGGGCGACCACGACCGCGCCGGCGTCGACGATCCCGCCGCGGGCCACGTTCACGAGGTACGACCCCCGAGGCATGGCGGCCAGCTCGGCGGCGCCGACGAGGCCGCGCGTCTCCGGCGTGAGCGGGCAGGCGACCACAGCTACCTGCGCCCAGCCGAGCAGCTCCAGGAGCTCGCCCGGGCCGTGCACGTGCTCGAAGTGCTCGAGCGGGGCCGGGTGGCGCTTCAGGCCGCGCAGCCGCATGCCGAGC
Coding sequences:
- a CDS encoding iron-containing alcohol dehydrogenase, which codes for MTTLAVLAPTHYLSGDGALEEVGRVALALGGGRAGAGVLLVHGGVGLDLVRPGVEAALERAGLRRAAYAVDGPCRPELAAAAARAALGASLLVGVGGGRVLDVTKAAAEAAGLACVLVPTSPATCAAATAVVVEYTPAGAYVRSRLTARPPAYALVDPAVLAAAPDRHLAAGLVDALAKVVEVRFGLARTGGGGAGAVAALALCDALETLVFDDGPGAVAAGRDTAKRREVAEAAVLWPGLVGALAGEGAKLAAAHAVHNALTLVPGTRSALHGEILAFGILVQLALEGRDDAEIERHARLFARLGCPMTLAELGAGAYLTDPVVSAGVLARALDLPSMRLSFPGIGERELAEAFAAAQAVGTALAGSAGAGVSRRSG
- a CDS encoding aldehyde dehydrogenase family protein — its product is MTVHRNYVAGEWRDGATARVNDDPSDLDAPVGVFAEGTADDVRDAAAAAREAAPAWAAVPAGERADLLHAVALELAARREELGELLSREEGKTRAEGVAEVGRAADLFRFYAAEAFRVGGELLPSARRGVAIEVHRRPVGVVGVITPWNFPIAIPAWKIAPALAYGNCVVFKPAELTPACAWELTACLDRAGFPPGVFNLVMGRGEEVGAAITACPDVDAVTFTGSTEVGRRVAAATAVRFAKAQLEMGGKNALVVLDDADLDLAAAHAASGAFASTGQRCTASSRLIVTDAIHDDFVGRLAARTRALRVGPALDPVTDVGPVVDAAQLERDLAYLRIGVQEGARHLLGGELVTRGTRGHFLTPALFVGSTASMRLNREEVFGPVAAVIRVADYEEALAVTNDSDYGLVAGIMTGSLRHAEHFKRHAQAGMTMVNLPTAGQEYQAPFGGLKGSSYGPREQGAQAREFFTTTTTAYVNHSAG
- a CDS encoding membrane dipeptidase is translated as MTDSPLTSSPLPHDPLHERPNRGFHPLLAEEQPHVFVDGCMQIWPDADLAFAHRLGCDVFAVTALGTQVGLDTALSDLMYWHAAVRRHPNLRIALDVADILEAKREGRACLLLASQDGEFIGAAPERVEAFQRLGLRMLIPAYNRDNLLCGGVLEHTDAGLSGLGRAVVAECDRVGVVLDLSHVSRRASLEIAEASVNPVVFSHANPKGLVDNPRNVDDEQIRAVAARGGVIGTVNWGPLVFKAGMTARPTVHDYLDHIDYLADLLGTTENIGIGTDFSLGSYPRHDHDKHGPHYKTVMTEMNKYVTTYWRAPERFVDGFAWYPEIVSVYGLLRERGYSEDDIAGIAGGNFLRVFARVWPGRAAVGGED
- a CDS encoding tautomerase family protein, yielding MAIVRVEIFERSREVREAIIRGITEVMVANGAKAEGTEVIIYEIAPTHWARGGETFERRLARAEANGSASDAAVDAATAPGGGGERQPAGG